TTACCTGCATAGATGTCTGTTGCGAGCGCTCCGGTATTGACCATGATGTTGACAACGGCATCAAGACCCGCTATTCTGCCGCACTCCTTAATATCTTCGAGAAGAGAGTTGCCCTGATATTTGCCTATGCCGTAACAGGCATCCCAGTATTTTTTCAAAAGGGTTCCGTGGTGGTATTCTATGGCATCGATATGGCTTACCGCAGGCATGACGATCTTATAGCCGCCCCCGAAACCGCAGAACGAGTGAGGGATAAGGGCGCCGATGCCTATCTTAAGGTCACAGGAAAGATATTCTTTGTTCACGATAACAGGTGTGCCCTGCCTCGTCCTGCCTATCAATTCACAATTCTCATAGGGATTGTGGTTGTAAACGGGGAACCTCTCCATCACTTCATCACCGAGCTTTTTGCGGAATGCCGTGTTGTCGAGGGGCGCATGAGTTCCCAGTGCACAGATGAAGCGCACCTGCTCATCCCTGATACCGCACTGTTGAAAAAGCTCAAGAAAGGACGGGAGGATCTCGTATGTCCTTGTCGGCCGGGAAAGATCATCAAAGAGTATGCAGACCTCTTTTTTACCTTTGATGAAAGACGCAAGGGGCTGAACGGCCTTCCTGTAATCACCGTGTGTAAGCGCCTCTTTCCCGTCTCCTCCCATGGCGAGGACTTGTGTATTCCACCGGGAAGGAAGCGACAGGACAAGAGTCTTGTCCTGGTTCCAGAGATCATGTTTTACGGTTATGTCCATAATTATCTCCTTATAAGAAGATCAGGGAGAAGAAGGGAGAGCTTCGGAATGTAGGTAATGACGAGGAGACATGCCAGAAATAAGAGGATATAGGGGAACACCGCCTTGCCTATTTCGATCAGCGAGCGCCTCATGATCGCCATTGATACAAAAAGATTGAGGCCGAAGGGCGGGGTCAGGAACCCGCATTCGATATTAATGATCATGATGATGCCGAAATGCACATAATCGATATTATACCTGGTCAGCGTCTCGATCAGTATGGGCGATATGACGATGACGGCGGTGACGATGTCCATCAGCCCGCCGATGATGAGCAGGACGCCGTTTATGGCAAGGAGAAAGAGCCACCGCTCCTTTACATTTGCAATGATAAGCTCTGCAAG
The DNA window shown above is from Syntrophorhabdaceae bacterium and carries:
- a CDS encoding lactate racemase domain-containing protein encodes the protein MDITVKHDLWNQDKTLVLSLPSRWNTQVLAMGGDGKEALTHGDYRKAVQPLASFIKGKKEVCILFDDLSRPTRTYEILPSFLELFQQCGIRDEQVRFICALGTHAPLDNTAFRKKLGDEVMERFPVYNHNPYENCELIGRTRQGTPVIVNKEYLSCDLKIGIGALIPHSFCGFGGGYKIVMPAVSHIDAIEYHHGTLLKKYWDACYGIGKYQGNSLLEDIKECGRIAGLDAVVNIMVNTGALATDIYAGNPDGLYREMTERAAQHYRTPTDKKADIVIANAYGKASEAVIALSLAEEFLKDEGGDVVILCDIEEGQVVHYLLGRFGKDTWGRLAFGERKKSGKTKRVHIYSRRRDLANECWFGKKEDLLWHKNLEDMIDYLDDQYRGREVDVLVIPDGTIQMI